In Candidatus Eremiobacterota bacterium, a single window of DNA contains:
- a CDS encoding hydrogenase iron-sulfur subunit gives MENFEPQIIAFCCHYCAFAAADLAGSMRLEYPPNVKIIRLPCTGKIDVLHLLKSFEEGADGIFVAGCLEGTCHFLKGNIRAKRRVEYARELMTEAGIDAERLAMYNLSSAEGSRFAAIAREMTAKIRKLGPLGRPVRERV, from the coding sequence ATGGAGAACTTCGAGCCCCAGATAATCGCCTTCTGCTGCCACTACTGCGCCTTTGCCGCGGCGGACCTCGCAGGCTCCATGAGGCTTGAATACCCTCCCAACGTGAAAATAATCAGGCTCCCGTGCACCGGCAAGATAGATGTCCTCCACCTCCTTAAAAGCTTCGAGGAGGGTGCCGACGGCATCTTCGTGGCGGGATGCCTCGAGGGAACCTGCCACTTCCTGAAGGGCAACATAAGGGCTAAAAGACGCGTGGAGTATGCCCGCGAGCTTATGACCGAGGCAGGAATTGACGCCGAGAGGCTCGCCATGTACAACCTCTCCTCCGCCGAGGGGAGCCGCTTTGCTGCCATCGCCCGCGAGATGACGGCAAAGATAAGGAAGCTGGGCCCCCTTGGAAGGCCCGTGAGAGAGCGGGTATGA
- a CDS encoding 4Fe-4S dicluster domain-containing protein produces the protein MKGEQCDTALSAGLLGSEFTAAIAKLSGSKVTLCYQCHRCSSGCPISRFAMDDAPSKIIHAIRLGLKDMVLGSNTIWICASCKTCTARCPQGIDIAAVMDAARKISLREGFNPPEKDITIFYEEMLRMVKLTGRSFEPGLIGMLKLRTGNFTEDLGLGLTLLLKGKLPVLPHISSATPELNRLISRARKMEEGK, from the coding sequence ATGAAAGGCGAACAGTGTGACACGGCTTTGAGCGCAGGGCTGCTTGGCTCTGAGTTCACTGCGGCAATTGCGAAGCTATCGGGCTCAAAGGTGACCCTCTGCTACCAGTGCCACCGGTGCTCGAGCGGCTGCCCCATCTCCCGCTTTGCCATGGACGACGCGCCTTCGAAGATAATCCACGCCATAAGGCTGGGCCTCAAGGACATGGTCCTCGGGAGCAACACGATCTGGATATGCGCCTCCTGCAAGACCTGCACGGCGCGGTGCCCCCAGGGGATCGATATCGCCGCCGTTATGGATGCCGCGAGAAAGATATCCCTCAGGGAAGGCTTCAATCCACCGGAAAAGGATATTACCATATTCTACGAGGAGATGCTCAGGATGGTAAAGCTCACCGGGAGATCCTTCGAGCCCGGCCTCATCGGCATGCTCAAGCTCCGCACCGGGAACTTCACCGAGGACCTGGGCCTGGGCCTCACGCTGCTCCTTAAGGGAAAGCTCCCCGTGCTGCCCCATATCTCGTCGGCAACGCCTGAGCTCAACAGGCTTATAAGCCGCGCAAGGAAGATGGAGGAGGGGAAATGA
- a CDS encoding CoB--CoM heterodisulfide reductase iron-sulfur subunit B family protein, translating into MKDRYALYEGCSLHGTGREYYESLKAVFKILAVRLDKVQHWTCCGTSSRISESPLVAAALPLRNIIQAEKQGKTDVLAPCAACFARLKDSLYKYREKAELRESLRSLFEYDFKDSVKVLHPLEVLAEREGLKIIREKVKMSLKGVRAVAYYGCLITRPPEIMQCDDPEYPLHMDRILAAAGIEMLDWSYKTECCGASLSLTRKDVVITLCERILTEAVARGADVIAVACPLCHANLDMRQKEVEEKSQKKSSIPILYFTELLSLAFGIPPSQVPLSRHLTSAAPLLEKIGALSKG; encoded by the coding sequence ATGAAGGATCGCTACGCGCTCTACGAAGGCTGCTCCCTCCATGGCACGGGCCGGGAGTACTACGAGTCCCTCAAGGCGGTCTTCAAAATCCTCGCAGTACGCCTGGACAAGGTGCAGCACTGGACGTGCTGCGGCACGTCGTCGCGAATCTCTGAGAGCCCCCTCGTGGCTGCCGCTCTTCCCCTCAGGAACATCATCCAGGCCGAGAAGCAGGGGAAAACCGATGTGCTCGCACCCTGCGCCGCGTGCTTCGCCCGCCTCAAGGACTCCCTTTACAAATACAGGGAGAAGGCGGAGCTCCGGGAGTCGCTCCGCTCCCTCTTTGAATACGACTTCAAGGACTCCGTGAAGGTCCTCCATCCCCTCGAGGTCCTTGCCGAAAGGGAAGGATTGAAGATAATCCGTGAGAAGGTAAAAATGTCCCTCAAGGGCGTGCGGGCCGTCGCCTACTATGGCTGCCTCATCACGAGGCCGCCGGAGATCATGCAGTGCGACGATCCCGAGTACCCTCTCCATATGGACAGGATCCTCGCGGCAGCAGGCATTGAGATGCTTGACTGGTCTTACAAGACTGAATGCTGCGGCGCCTCCCTCTCCCTTACAAGGAAAGATGTGGTGATAACGCTCTGCGAGCGCATCCTCACAGAAGCCGTCGCGAGGGGAGCCGACGTAATAGCCGTAGCGTGCCCCCTCTGTCACGCGAACCTCGATATGCGCCAGAAGGAAGTGGAGGAAAAATCCCAGAAGAAATCGTCTATCCCCATCCTTTATTTTACCGAGCTCCTGTCCCTCGCCTTCGGCATCCCGCCTTCTCAGGTCCCCCTCTCGCGCCACCTTACCAGCGCCGCCCCCCTTCTCGAGAAGATCGGCGCCCTGTCAAAGGGGTGA
- a CDS encoding HD domain-containing phosphohydrolase has translation MKAPEKEQCHREAIDELLWQEINVALAKGGLIAALIGFIMGTSLIFLFLRLRVPHILMASSFALSGGILSLIISLYAKKGRVRRKEAWIIMVTLSLYPSVYYLLNAFTSRESAILEIIASPTFGAYLIGIMFSILFFDWRLSYVTGLLSGFGYFLAYLAVTPGAISAYFSDPSCLFSLVLSKPPVYVSKSLLLVGSGILAGFISGLLKRFITRLLDEQQERFALTEAFTRELLETQKEIAHRLLIAAELRDNDTGMHLQRMSRYCAILGHQCGLDEKETAELLEASPMHDVGKIGIPDAILMKNGKLTDEEWVVMKTHAEIGGTMLRDTTSPLLEKARIIALTHHEKWDGTGYPRGLKGGEIPLLGRITCICDVFDALTSTRPYKKAWTVEEAMAEIRKKSGSDFDPALVEAFEKVLPEVVEVKDRYSSGG, from the coding sequence ATGAAGGCTCCAGAAAAAGAGCAGTGCCACAGAGAGGCAATCGACGAGCTTCTCTGGCAGGAGATAAATGTGGCCCTTGCAAAAGGCGGGCTCATTGCCGCCCTCATCGGCTTTATAATGGGCACTTCCCTCATCTTCCTCTTCCTCCGCCTGAGAGTCCCTCATATCCTTATGGCCTCAAGCTTTGCCCTCTCCGGCGGAATACTTTCCCTCATTATCTCCCTTTACGCAAAGAAAGGCAGGGTGCGCAGGAAAGAGGCCTGGATCATCATGGTGACGCTCTCCCTCTACCCCAGCGTGTACTACCTGCTCAACGCCTTCACAAGCCGCGAATCGGCCATCCTGGAGATTATCGCGAGCCCCACCTTCGGCGCCTACCTCATCGGCATCATGTTCTCCATACTGTTCTTTGACTGGCGCCTTTCTTATGTCACGGGCTTACTTTCAGGATTCGGGTATTTCCTCGCCTACCTCGCCGTGACCCCGGGAGCCATCTCGGCGTATTTTTCCGATCCCTCCTGCCTGTTCTCCCTCGTGCTGTCAAAACCCCCTGTCTATGTCTCCAAGAGCCTCCTGCTCGTGGGCTCGGGCATTCTGGCCGGCTTCATCTCGGGCCTTCTCAAGCGCTTCATCACGAGGCTCCTTGACGAGCAGCAGGAAAGGTTCGCCCTCACCGAAGCCTTCACGAGGGAGCTGCTGGAGACCCAGAAGGAGATTGCCCACCGCCTCCTCATAGCAGCGGAGCTCAGAGACAACGACACGGGGATGCACCTGCAAAGGATGAGCCGTTACTGCGCCATACTCGGGCATCAGTGCGGCCTCGATGAAAAGGAGACTGCCGAGCTTCTCGAGGCGAGCCCCATGCATGACGTGGGGAAAATAGGCATCCCCGACGCCATCCTGATGAAAAACGGCAAGCTCACCGATGAGGAGTGGGTGGTGATGAAGACACACGCCGAAATAGGCGGGACCATGCTCAGGGATACCACCTCGCCGCTCCTGGAAAAAGCCCGCATCATCGCCCTCACCCACCATGAAAAGTGGGACGGCACGGGCTACCCCCGGGGCCTCAAGGGCGGGGAGATCCCCCTCCTCGGAAGAATCACCTGCATCTGTGACGTCTTTGACGCCCTCACCTCCACGCGGCCTTACAAGAAGGCATGGACCGTCGAGGAGGCGATGGCGGAGATAAGAAAGAAGAGCGGAAGCGACTTTGATCCCGCCCTGGTGGAGGCCTTCGAAAAGGTCCTTCCCGAGGTGGTGGAGGTGAAGGATCGCTATTCGTCGGGGGGCTGA